One region of Microbacterium sp. M28 genomic DNA includes:
- a CDS encoding Gfo/Idh/MocA family protein, whose protein sequence is MTTFRTVAADRPLRLVQVGAGGMGRAWLRTITANPDVELVGLVDLDLDTARAALADAGLDGVEIGRSAAEVARATAADAVVNVTVPEAHLVVNREALEAGLPVLCEKPAAPTVAAATVQAAIAESAGELLMISQSRRFFPALRALRREVAALGTIGTVRTDFFKAPHFGGFREEMPHVLLVDMAIHAFDAARYVMDAEPVSVYCEEYNPEWSWYDGAANAVAVFEFDGGARYVYDGSWCAPGLETSWNGSWRVSAADGSAEWDGDGAPRVHRPDAGGPVVAEIDGSPQELAGSLAAFVTALRTGTAQENAARDNLRSLAMVEAAVRSAETGVRVRIEDVLAQARQDALAVTEREDVRALL, encoded by the coding sequence ATGACGACCTTCCGTACGGTCGCGGCGGATCGACCGCTGCGGCTCGTGCAGGTCGGCGCCGGCGGGATGGGGCGCGCGTGGCTGCGCACGATCACGGCGAACCCGGACGTCGAGCTGGTCGGCCTGGTCGACCTCGACCTCGACACCGCACGCGCCGCGCTGGCGGATGCCGGACTCGACGGCGTCGAGATCGGACGCAGCGCGGCCGAGGTCGCTCGGGCGACGGCCGCGGATGCCGTCGTCAACGTCACGGTCCCGGAGGCGCACCTCGTCGTGAACCGCGAAGCGCTGGAGGCCGGGCTGCCCGTCCTGTGCGAGAAGCCGGCGGCGCCCACCGTGGCTGCGGCGACGGTGCAGGCGGCGATCGCGGAGTCCGCGGGTGAGCTGCTGATGATCAGCCAGTCGCGGCGCTTCTTCCCCGCGCTGCGGGCGCTGCGGCGGGAGGTCGCGGCGCTCGGGACGATCGGCACCGTGCGCACCGACTTCTTCAAGGCCCCGCACTTCGGCGGGTTCCGCGAGGAGATGCCGCACGTCCTGCTCGTGGACATGGCGATCCACGCGTTCGACGCGGCGCGATACGTCATGGATGCCGAGCCCGTGTCGGTGTACTGCGAGGAGTACAACCCGGAGTGGAGCTGGTACGACGGCGCGGCCAACGCCGTGGCGGTGTTCGAGTTCGACGGCGGTGCCCGCTACGTGTACGACGGCAGCTGGTGCGCCCCGGGCCTGGAGACCTCCTGGAACGGTTCGTGGCGCGTGAGCGCCGCCGACGGTTCGGCCGAGTGGGACGGCGACGGGGCACCCCGCGTTCACCGGCCGGATGCCGGAGGCCCGGTGGTCGCGGAGATCGACGGCTCTCCGCAGGAGCTCGCCGGATCCCTCGCCGCCTTCGTGACGGCGCTGCGCACCGGTACGGCGCAGGAGAACGCAGCACGTGACAATCTGCGCAGCCTCGCGATGGTCGAGGCGGCCGTGCGGTCTGCCGAGACCGGCGTGCGGGTGCGGATCGAGGACGTCCTCGCGCAGGCGCGTCAGGATGCGCTCGCGGTCACCGAGCGTGAAGACGTGCGGGCGCTCCTTTAG
- a CDS encoding anhydro-N-acetylmuramic acid kinase yields MRVLGLLSGTSHDGIDVAVVDFTESDGRLHGRVLHEDSVPYSAELRARLVAALPPAPTTLAEVCELDTLIGQAFADVAAHAAASVGGVDAVCSHGQTVFHWVEGDHARGTLQIGQPAWIAERLGVPVISDVRIRDITAGGHGAPLVSFLDELLLRGRSGVSGALNLGGIANITVVGDGTVSAYDIGPANALVDAVVTAERLNDLGYDEDAAIARSGRVDERLLGALLADGYYALEAPKSTGKEHFHLDYVRAAVADQGRDIPVADLVRTLTELTVRTVAADVRRAGIGFLAVSGGGCRNPLILQGLRDALPDVEVVLADELGASADAKEAILFALIGWCTMHGVPAVVPGGTGARDPRILGTITPGAGPLRMPEPVDALRSLTLA; encoded by the coding sequence ATGCGCGTTCTCGGCCTGCTCTCGGGCACCTCGCACGACGGAATCGACGTCGCCGTCGTCGATTTCACCGAGTCGGACGGCCGGCTGCACGGCCGCGTGCTCCACGAGGACAGCGTGCCGTACTCGGCCGAACTACGCGCTCGTCTGGTCGCCGCGCTTCCGCCGGCGCCGACGACGCTGGCGGAGGTCTGCGAGCTCGACACTCTGATCGGGCAGGCGTTCGCCGACGTCGCAGCGCATGCCGCGGCATCCGTCGGGGGAGTCGACGCGGTCTGCAGCCACGGTCAGACGGTCTTCCACTGGGTCGAGGGCGATCACGCCCGCGGGACGTTGCAGATCGGTCAGCCCGCCTGGATCGCCGAGCGGCTCGGGGTGCCGGTGATCTCCGACGTCCGCATCCGCGACATCACCGCGGGTGGGCACGGCGCGCCGCTCGTGTCGTTCCTCGACGAGTTGCTCCTGCGCGGCCGATCCGGGGTGTCCGGCGCGCTGAACCTCGGGGGCATCGCGAACATCACCGTCGTGGGCGACGGCACGGTCTCGGCGTACGACATCGGTCCGGCGAACGCCCTGGTCGACGCGGTCGTCACCGCCGAGCGCCTCAACGACCTCGGGTACGACGAGGATGCCGCGATCGCCCGGTCGGGCCGGGTGGACGAACGCCTGCTCGGCGCGCTGCTGGCCGATGGCTACTACGCGCTCGAGGCGCCCAAGAGCACGGGCAAGGAGCATTTCCACCTCGACTACGTCCGGGCCGCCGTCGCCGACCAGGGTCGAGACATCCCGGTCGCCGATCTCGTGCGCACGCTCACCGAGCTCACGGTGCGGACGGTCGCCGCCGACGTCCGCCGTGCCGGCATCGGCTTCCTCGCCGTGTCAGGAGGCGGGTGCCGCAACCCGCTGATCCTTCAGGGGCTGCGCGATGCGCTTCCCGACGTGGAGGTCGTGCTGGCGGACGAGCTGGGCGCCTCGGCAGATGCCAAGGAGGCGATCCTGTTCGCCCTGATCGGGTGGTGCACGATGCACGGCGTCCCCGCCGTCGTCCCCGGCGGCACCGGCGCGCGTGACCCGCGGATCCTCGGGACGATCACCCCGGGCGCAGGGCCGCTGCGGATGCCGGAGCCCGTCGATGCCCTCCGCAGCCTGACGCTGGCCTGA
- a CDS encoding YdeI/OmpD-associated family protein yields MGALDDGEQLRAADADAWRSWLEDNHTRAAGVWLLSVRGNRTDGVGYEDAVRQALCFGWIDGPVRTFDDATVGQWFSPRRPSSGWAATNKARLTELEAAGLLAPAGIRAVELAKANGSWTMLDSPEAGIEPDELAAALDAVPTARANWDAFPKSVKKFGLTHIAMAKRPETRATRIAKIVADAAEGRRP; encoded by the coding sequence ATGGGCGCCCTCGACGACGGCGAGCAGCTGCGCGCGGCGGATGCCGACGCCTGGCGCTCCTGGCTCGAGGACAACCACACCCGTGCGGCCGGCGTCTGGCTGCTCAGCGTCCGCGGAAACCGCACGGATGGCGTCGGGTACGAGGATGCCGTCCGGCAGGCGCTGTGCTTCGGATGGATCGACGGGCCGGTGCGCACCTTCGACGACGCGACGGTCGGGCAGTGGTTCTCGCCTCGTCGGCCGTCCAGCGGCTGGGCGGCGACCAACAAGGCGCGACTGACCGAGCTCGAGGCGGCCGGCCTGCTCGCCCCGGCCGGCATCCGTGCCGTGGAGCTGGCGAAGGCGAACGGTTCGTGGACGATGCTCGATAGCCCCGAAGCCGGCATCGAGCCGGACGAGCTCGCCGCCGCGCTGGATGCCGTGCCGACCGCCCGCGCGAACTGGGACGCGTTCCCGAAATCGGTGAAGAAGTTCGGCCTCACGCACATCGCGATGGCCAAGCGCCCCGAGACCAGGGCCACTCGCATCGCCAAGATCGTGGCGGACGCCGCGGAGGGTCGGAGACCATGA
- a CDS encoding HAD-IIA family hydrolase, whose protein sequence is MAERTEIECWLTDMDGVLVHENDAIPGASELLAGWEASGTPYLVLTNNSIFTARDLSARLRASGLSVPEDRIWTSALATAAFLQQQVPGGSAFVIGEAGILTALHDAGFVMTETSPDFVVVGETRNYSFEAITKAIRLINKGARFIVTNPDATGPSADGPLPATGAIAALITKATGKEPYVVGKPNPMMFRSALNKIGAHSKRTGMIGDRMDTDVVAGIEAGLHTVLVLTGISDQAEIEKYPFRPDEVVNSVADLLPDA, encoded by the coding sequence ATGGCAGAACGCACCGAGATCGAATGCTGGCTCACCGACATGGATGGTGTGCTCGTCCACGAGAACGACGCCATCCCCGGAGCATCCGAACTCCTCGCCGGCTGGGAGGCGTCCGGCACGCCCTACCTCGTGCTGACGAACAACTCGATCTTCACGGCCCGCGATCTCTCCGCGCGACTGCGTGCGAGCGGGCTGAGCGTGCCGGAGGACCGGATCTGGACCTCGGCACTGGCCACGGCGGCCTTCCTGCAGCAGCAGGTCCCTGGCGGCTCGGCCTTCGTCATCGGCGAGGCGGGCATCCTCACGGCTCTGCACGACGCGGGCTTCGTCATGACCGAGACCTCCCCCGACTTCGTCGTGGTCGGGGAGACGCGCAACTACTCGTTCGAGGCCATCACGAAGGCGATCCGCCTCATCAACAAGGGCGCGCGCTTCATCGTCACGAACCCCGACGCGACCGGCCCGAGCGCCGACGGCCCGCTCCCCGCGACGGGTGCGATCGCCGCGCTCATCACGAAGGCGACGGGCAAGGAGCCGTACGTCGTCGGCAAACCGAACCCGATGATGTTCCGCTCCGCGCTGAACAAGATCGGCGCGCACTCCAAGCGCACCGGCATGATCGGTGACCGCATGGACACCGATGTCGTCGCCGGCATCGAGGCCGGCCTGCACACGGTGCTGGTGCTCACCGGCATCAGCGACCAGGCCGAGATCGAGAAGTACCCGTTCCGGCCTGACGAGGTCGTGAACTCGGTCGCCGATCTGCTTCCGGACGCCTGA
- a CDS encoding glycoside hydrolase family 10 protein, with the protein MKRRPLAATAAALLLIAAPTAAAAATGADEDVLYKYVKNADGTYGYSTTPVETYPGSGTQVSIPTELVEEPRRFSSAWVATIGNLNFGKPAGEADFAAKYDAVLDDFEAWNMNSVIFQVRPLLDAYYPSEINPWSEFLGGPQGTDPGYDPLAHMIEATHERGMEYHAWLNPYRVTNTKMTASSILSALGMTADQVKALSTPEYIAALNAAGILADENFAVRYPELVLSFEEKLFLDPGRPEVRDYVAASVAEIVENYDVDAIHFDDYFYPYRITVNGVNVFFGEAGEDRATFEQHGLTAGYADTKAGIEQWRRDNVTGLITDVRDAITTHNSAAGTAVQFGVSPFGIWEHNALDPAGSHTPITSSQSYSSSIFADTRGWVQDELIDYLTPQIYWSFDQGAAPYGELAEWWSGTTADSRTQIYTGHALYKHVNNGGFEAAWMNPEEVPNQIRFNQKLDGIDGSVLFSYNDMRPTDLSTVAPALQPRHQAKNEAIELLKAEAFSYPTLVPAKPWLSDGDVAAPGSVTQDGSTLSWAQCGDARFFAVYAGTGSADEVVQTPGALVDRVWAGDATAFEYEIPADADPASTWVVTALDAASVQSDAVEAAGPSTHPGKGKGNANGHDKGEGAGQGHGNGNVCKAPRG; encoded by the coding sequence ATGAAGAGACGCCCCCTGGCTGCGACCGCAGCCGCCCTGCTGCTGATCGCCGCCCCCACGGCTGCCGCGGCGGCGACCGGCGCTGACGAAGACGTGCTCTACAAGTACGTCAAGAACGCCGATGGCACCTACGGCTACAGCACCACGCCCGTGGAGACCTACCCCGGGTCGGGGACGCAGGTCTCCATCCCGACCGAACTCGTCGAAGAGCCCCGTCGCTTCTCCAGTGCGTGGGTCGCCACGATCGGAAACCTCAACTTCGGAAAGCCTGCCGGCGAGGCGGACTTCGCCGCGAAGTACGACGCCGTGCTCGATGACTTCGAGGCGTGGAACATGAACTCCGTCATCTTCCAGGTGCGCCCCCTGCTCGACGCGTACTACCCGTCCGAGATCAACCCCTGGTCCGAGTTCCTCGGCGGCCCGCAGGGCACCGACCCCGGATACGACCCGCTGGCGCACATGATCGAGGCGACGCACGAGCGCGGCATGGAGTACCACGCGTGGCTCAACCCCTACCGCGTGACCAACACGAAGATGACGGCATCATCGATCCTCTCCGCACTGGGGATGACGGCGGATCAGGTCAAGGCGCTGAGCACGCCCGAGTACATCGCCGCGCTCAACGCCGCCGGCATCCTCGCCGACGAGAACTTCGCGGTCCGGTATCCGGAGCTCGTGCTGTCCTTCGAGGAGAAGCTGTTCCTCGACCCCGGCCGCCCGGAAGTGCGCGACTACGTCGCGGCATCCGTCGCCGAGATCGTCGAGAACTACGACGTCGACGCGATCCACTTCGACGACTACTTCTACCCGTACCGGATCACCGTCAACGGCGTGAACGTCTTCTTCGGCGAGGCCGGAGAGGACCGCGCGACGTTCGAGCAGCACGGGCTGACCGCGGGATACGCCGACACGAAGGCAGGCATCGAGCAGTGGCGGCGCGACAACGTCACCGGGCTGATCACCGACGTCCGCGACGCGATCACCACGCACAACAGCGCGGCCGGCACCGCCGTCCAGTTCGGGGTCAGCCCGTTCGGGATCTGGGAGCACAACGCTCTGGACCCGGCCGGATCGCACACCCCGATCACGTCGTCGCAGAGCTACAGCTCGTCGATCTTCGCCGACACCCGCGGGTGGGTGCAGGACGAGCTGATCGACTACCTCACCCCGCAGATCTACTGGAGCTTCGACCAGGGCGCTGCCCCGTACGGCGAGCTGGCCGAGTGGTGGAGCGGCACGACCGCGGACAGCCGCACCCAGATCTACACCGGCCACGCGCTCTACAAGCACGTGAACAACGGCGGGTTCGAGGCGGCATGGATGAACCCGGAAGAGGTGCCGAACCAGATCCGCTTCAACCAGAAGCTCGACGGCATCGACGGCAGCGTCCTGTTCAGCTACAACGACATGCGCCCGACGGATCTGTCGACGGTCGCCCCCGCGCTGCAGCCGCGCCACCAGGCGAAGAACGAGGCGATCGAGCTGTTGAAGGCCGAGGCGTTCTCCTACCCGACACTCGTGCCGGCCAAGCCGTGGCTCTCGGACGGCGACGTCGCGGCACCTGGGAGCGTCACGCAGGACGGCTCCACGCTGTCGTGGGCGCAGTGCGGCGACGCGCGGTTCTTCGCCGTGTACGCGGGAACCGGCTCGGCCGATGAGGTCGTGCAGACTCCCGGCGCCCTGGTCGACCGGGTCTGGGCAGGCGACGCGACCGCGTTCGAGTACGAGATCCCCGCGGACGCCGACCCGGCTTCCACCTGGGTCGTGACCGCTCTTGACGCGGCATCCGTGCAGAGCGACGCCGTCGAGGCGGCAGGGCCGTCGACCCACCCCGGCAAGGGCAAGGGCAACGCCAACGGGCACGACAAGGGCGAAGGCGCAGGCCAGGGACACGGCAACGGCAACGTCTGCAAGGCACCGCGCGGCTGA
- a CDS encoding metal-dependent transcriptional regulator, producing the protein MASPAADDYLKTVYAHTEWQDAPITPSQLAAKLGIAPSSVTEMVKKLAAAGLVSHVPYGAVRLTDAGLARALAMVRRHRLIETWLVQEFGYSWDEVHDEAEVLEHTISDRLLEGIDERLGRPRFDPHGDAIPDAAGAVDRVPFVLLADAPAGHVGRVLRVDDRDPELLRTLETAGLGVGAEVRVRESGVAVGAVELDLDEAAHAIWLSR; encoded by the coding sequence GTGGCTTCCCCCGCAGCAGACGACTACCTGAAGACGGTGTACGCGCACACCGAGTGGCAGGACGCCCCGATCACCCCGTCGCAGCTTGCGGCGAAGTTGGGGATCGCGCCGTCCAGCGTCACCGAGATGGTCAAGAAGCTCGCCGCCGCCGGCCTCGTCTCGCACGTGCCCTACGGCGCGGTGCGGCTGACGGATGCCGGACTCGCCCGCGCACTGGCGATGGTGCGCCGGCATCGACTGATCGAGACGTGGCTCGTGCAGGAGTTCGGCTACTCCTGGGATGAGGTCCACGACGAGGCCGAGGTGCTGGAGCACACCATCAGCGATCGCCTGCTCGAGGGCATCGACGAGCGCCTCGGACGGCCGCGCTTCGACCCGCACGGCGATGCGATCCCGGATGCCGCGGGCGCCGTCGACCGTGTGCCGTTCGTGCTGCTCGCTGATGCGCCGGCCGGCCATGTCGGACGTGTCCTGCGGGTCGATGATCGCGACCCCGAACTTCTGCGGACACTGGAGACCGCCGGTCTCGGCGTCGGCGCCGAGGTGCGCGTCCGGGAGTCCGGCGTGGCCGTGGGCGCCGTCGAGCTCGACCTCGACGAAGCGGCGCACGCCATCTGGCTGAGCCGCTGA
- a CDS encoding TrmH family RNA methyltransferase has translation MSETPERSTHGVGPWEGEWPQGEQYDPELLANGDTRNVIDRYRYWRMEAIVADLDTKRHPFHVAIENWQHDMNIGSIVRSANAFLADTVHIIGRRRWNKRGAMVTDRYQHVVHHEDVATFAAWARDAGLPVIAVDNVGEAVPVDRADLPERCVLLFGQEGPGLSEEALAAASGHIEITQYGSTRSINASAAGAVVMYEWCRRYAGG, from the coding sequence GTGAGCGAGACCCCCGAGCGCAGCACCCACGGCGTCGGCCCCTGGGAAGGGGAGTGGCCCCAGGGTGAGCAGTACGATCCGGAGCTGCTCGCGAACGGCGACACCCGCAATGTGATCGACCGGTACCGCTACTGGCGGATGGAAGCGATCGTCGCCGACCTCGACACGAAGCGGCATCCGTTCCACGTCGCGATCGAGAACTGGCAGCACGACATGAACATCGGCTCCATCGTGCGCAGCGCCAACGCGTTCCTCGCCGACACCGTGCACATCATCGGCCGCCGCCGGTGGAACAAGCGCGGCGCGATGGTCACCGATCGCTACCAGCACGTCGTGCACCACGAGGACGTCGCGACCTTCGCCGCCTGGGCGCGGGATGCCGGGCTGCCGGTCATCGCGGTCGACAACGTCGGCGAGGCGGTTCCCGTCGACCGTGCCGACCTGCCGGAGCGATGCGTGCTGCTGTTCGGTCAGGAGGGCCCTGGGCTGAGCGAGGAGGCGCTCGCCGCGGCATCCGGCCACATCGAGATCACCCAGTACGGCTCGACCCGATCGATCAACGCCTCGGCCGCAGGTGCCGTGGTCATGTACGAGTGGTGCCGGCGGTACGCCGGAGGATGA
- a CDS encoding sensor histidine kinase, giving the protein MADQRSREGAPRVWQRLDVITTAVLAAILLPATIAALAQPPGLTGLLLGTAIALFTVLHVLSFVGIRHPLAAFVVASALMLALALIPVGGVNSAAMYPSAIVYLLVLGQVSLQCDRRYSAAALAVGIVGAIIVVLATPGLDNPLWQLGGFIGLAAAVAAAWALGALQRLRRARSEDELRTRTERAVSEERERINRDLHDLVAHATTVMIAQAEVARAFLREEPETSERALGVVVDTGREALRGMRGIVADDAGRDPAPDLDAVRALVESVRSPRAVANLEEHGMVGALEPVVVLALHHVVREALTNALRHTRPPVRVTVVLDWRATTLVATIRDDGGAGRRASDLGVGVGLVGLAERVRLAGGALSAGAEAEGWAVRAELPRADQAASTGEDRP; this is encoded by the coding sequence ATGGCGGACCAGCGGAGCAGAGAAGGCGCGCCCCGAGTGTGGCAGCGGCTCGATGTGATCACCACCGCGGTGCTCGCCGCGATCCTGCTGCCGGCGACCATCGCGGCGCTCGCCCAGCCACCCGGACTCACCGGCCTGCTGCTGGGCACGGCCATCGCGCTGTTCACGGTGCTGCACGTGCTGTCGTTCGTCGGGATCCGCCATCCGCTCGCGGCCTTCGTCGTCGCCAGCGCGCTCATGCTCGCGCTGGCGCTCATCCCGGTCGGCGGCGTGAACTCGGCCGCCATGTATCCGTCGGCGATCGTGTATCTGCTCGTGCTCGGACAGGTGTCGCTGCAGTGCGACCGCCGGTACAGCGCCGCCGCGCTCGCCGTGGGCATCGTCGGCGCGATCATCGTCGTGCTGGCCACGCCAGGGCTCGACAATCCGCTGTGGCAGCTCGGCGGGTTCATCGGACTCGCGGCAGCGGTCGCCGCGGCCTGGGCGCTCGGGGCCCTGCAGCGGCTGCGCAGAGCGCGCTCGGAGGATGAGCTCCGAACGCGCACGGAGCGCGCAGTGTCCGAGGAGCGGGAGCGGATCAACCGTGACCTGCACGACCTCGTCGCCCACGCGACGACCGTGATGATCGCCCAGGCCGAGGTGGCCAGGGCGTTCCTGCGGGAGGAGCCCGAGACCAGCGAGCGGGCGCTCGGAGTGGTCGTCGACACCGGACGGGAGGCGCTGCGCGGCATGCGCGGGATCGTCGCGGACGACGCCGGTCGCGACCCCGCCCCGGACCTCGACGCGGTGCGGGCGCTGGTGGAGAGCGTTCGGAGCCCGCGGGCGGTCGCCAACCTGGAGGAGCACGGCATGGTCGGAGCGCTCGAGCCGGTCGTCGTGCTCGCGCTGCACCACGTGGTGCGCGAGGCTCTGACGAACGCGCTGCGGCACACCCGGCCGCCGGTGCGGGTGACCGTCGTGCTGGACTGGCGGGCGACGACCCTGGTCGCCACCATCCGCGACGACGGCGGTGCCGGGCGCCGGGCGAGCGATCTCGGAGTCGGCGTCGGGCTGGTGGGCCTCGCCGAGCGGGTGCGGCTGGCCGGCGGTGCGCTGTCCGCGGGCGCCGAGGCCGAAGGGTGGGCGGTCAGGGCCGAGCTGCCGCGCGCCGATCAGGCCGCATCGACGGGGGAGGACCGGCCATGA
- a CDS encoding response regulator transcription factor, with protein sequence MTIRVLLADDQDLLREALAMMLGRDERLEIVGSVRSGDEAIGFVRGRAVDVVLMDVRMPGTDGIAATAEVLRLRPETRVLVLTTFDLDEYVFAAVRAGASGFLTKDAAPQQVADAVMAVAQGEPVLGERAMRSLIGFVRDGSPAPDAEAALAVLSPREQEVVRLLATGASNDDIAGALFLSANTVKTHVKAVLAKLGLPDRVHVVIWAYENGVLRPGE encoded by the coding sequence ATGACGATCCGAGTACTGCTGGCGGACGACCAGGACCTGCTGCGCGAGGCGCTCGCGATGATGCTCGGCCGCGACGAGCGGCTCGAGATCGTCGGGTCGGTGCGTTCGGGCGACGAGGCGATCGGGTTCGTGCGCGGCCGCGCCGTCGACGTCGTCCTGATGGATGTGCGGATGCCGGGCACGGACGGCATCGCGGCCACAGCCGAGGTGCTGCGGCTGCGACCCGAGACGCGCGTGCTGGTGCTGACGACGTTCGATCTCGACGAGTACGTGTTCGCGGCGGTTCGGGCCGGCGCCAGCGGGTTCCTCACGAAGGACGCCGCACCGCAGCAGGTCGCGGATGCCGTGATGGCGGTGGCGCAGGGCGAGCCGGTGCTGGGCGAGCGCGCGATGCGGTCTCTGATCGGCTTCGTGCGTGACGGGTCTCCGGCTCCGGATGCGGAGGCCGCGCTGGCCGTGCTCAGCCCCCGCGAGCAGGAGGTCGTCCGTCTGCTCGCCACCGGAGCGTCCAACGACGACATCGCGGGCGCGCTGTTCCTGTCGGCCAACACCGTCAAGACCCACGTCAAGGCCGTGCTCGCGAAACTCGGGCTGCCTGACCGCGTCCACGTCGTGATCTGGGCCTACGAGAACGGCGTGCTCCGACCGGGGGAGTGA